The following proteins are co-located in the Primulina tabacum isolate GXHZ01 chromosome 11, ASM2559414v2, whole genome shotgun sequence genome:
- the LOC142517744 gene encoding uncharacterized protein LOC142517744 isoform X2 → MEDRGSGGSFVAVRRISQGLDRGSACHSTSEEVVAGSAAWLGRGLSCVCAQRRDSDARPSFDLTPAQAICLQRLQNRIDISYDSSIPEHQEALRELWHAAFPKEELCGLISDQWKEMGWQGKDPSTDFRGGGFISLENLLYFARNFPRSFQDLLQKQEGDRAMWEYPFAIAGVNITFMLIQMLDLEAVKPQMLVGATFLKFLAENESAFDLLYCIAFKLMDHQWLAMHASYMDFNAVMKATRRQLETELLQEDITRLEDLPSYALLSR, encoded by the exons ATGGAAGATAGAGGAAGCGGAGGATCTTTTGTGGCGGTGAGGCGAATTTCGCAGGGGCTCGATCGCGGAAGTGCTTGCCATTCTACATCTG AGGAGGTTGTGGCAGGATCAGCTGCATGGCTTGGCAGAGGCCTTTCATGCGTTTGTGCTCAGAGAAGAGACAGTGATGCTAGGCCATCATTTGACTTGACACCTGCACAGGCAAT ATGCTTACAGAGGCTACAGAACCGGATAGATATTTCCTACGATAGTTCCATTCCTGAACATCAG GAAGCTCTGCGGGAATTGTGGCATGCTGCCTTTCCTAAGGAGGAACTTTGTGGCTTAATATCAGATCAATGGAAGGAAATGGGTTGGCAAGGAAAAGATCCATCTACTGATTTTCG GGGTGGTGGATTCATATCATTGGAAAATTTGCTGTACTTCGCGAGGAATTTTCCA AGATCCTTTCAGGATCTTCTTCAGAAGCAAGAAGGCGATAGGGCGATGTGGGAATACCCATTTGCCATAGCCGGTGTCAACATCACATTCATGCTTATTCAGATGCTTGATCTTGAAGCAG TGAAGCCCCAAATGCTTGTGGGAGCAACCTTCTTGAAGTTTCTCGCAG AGAATGAATCCGCGTTTGACCTTCTATATTGTATAGCATTCAAGCTAATGGACCATCAGTGGCTTGCTATGCATGCTTCCTACATGGATTTTAAC GCTGTGATGAAAGCCACACGACGGCAGCTGGAAACAGAGCTTTTGCAGGAAGACATAACACGCCTCGAAGATTTACCTTCTTACGCCCTTCTCAGTCGATAG
- the LOC142518314 gene encoding F-box/FBD/LRR-repeat protein At3g26920-like yields the protein MSSMDHAYYKRSHTQRAQIIKLVREDRLSNLPIDILYHILSFLDATDVTRTSALGKNWRNIWSSVPSLKFDFDVFLVQMPYLQLNYCECLSKFWVFFFRTFFMREASQVTQLRISCHYFDVQQFHLLVGLFATQNVKELQFEARFTVDDYPFSLPLSESLSELRQYYDGSVKKQFPTAFGNLKSLRLVAVYFNDAKISEKLFTDCGVLENLSLEYCRMQMLEVLNISAPNLKKFTFFNMRRDIFNPHLFHGRLNLHTPNLVNFCYNGPVICWEFSNTSSVNHAMIEVSYETYNVLREPKLAAMISALSCAKALSLPSLVPLYLSRARRGSRCHLPNARSLRLCMLYAERYLEGLINLLKLTPNLEILSMEFTWGFEENWKSRDEDVACLSYHLKEVQITGSCYFVFPMEFVKFLLQNAKVLENIQISLEEQELDPKKFYELGTVKLASKRVALSVTSISASGTRKCFSLNLGNF from the exons ATGTCATCTATGGATCATGCATATTACAAACGGTCACACACTCAGCGTGCACAAATTATTAAGCTAGTCCGTGAAGATAGGCTGAGCAATCTGCCTATAGATATTCTCTATCACATTCTCTCATTTCTTGATGCCACTGATGTTACTCGGACCAGCGCATTAGGAAAAAATTGGAGGAACATATGGAGTTCTGTCCCTTCCTTGAAATTTGATTTCGATGTGTTTCTGGTCCAGATGCCATATCTGCAGTTGAATTATTGTGAGTGTTTATCAAAGTTTTGGGTATTCTTTTTCCGGACCTTCTTTATGAGAGAGGCATCTCAAGTCACCCAGCTTCGTATTTCGTGTCATTATTTTGACGTTCAACAATTTCATCTGTTGGTCGGTCTTTTTGCTACGCAAAATGTCAAAGAACTTCAGTTTGAGGCTAGATTTACTGTAGACGATTATCCATTCAGCCTTCCACTTTCTGAATCTTTGTCAGAACTTAGGCAATATTATGATGGTTCGGTTAAAAAGCAATTTCCAACGGCATTTGGAAATCTGAAAAGTTTACGATTGGTTGCAGTTTATTTCAATGATGCTAAGATCTCTGAGAAACTGTTTACCGATTGTGGTGTTCTGGAGAACTTATCTCTGGAATATTGTCGCATGCAGATGCTTGAAGTTCTCAATATCTCAGCTCCAAACCTTAAGAAGTTCACATTTTTTAATATGCGCCGTGACATATTCAACCCACATTTATTTCATGGCAGGCTAAACTTGCACACTCCAAACCTTGTGAACTTCTGTTATAATGGGCCAGTAATATGTTGGGAGTTCTCTAATACGTCATCTGTGAACCATGCGATGATTGAGGTGTCCTATGAGACGTATAATGTACTGCGTGAACCTAAATTGGCTGCAATGATCTCTGCTCTTAGTTGTGCAAAAGCTTTATCATTACCATCATTGGTTCCCCTG TATCTCTCTAGGGCTCGGCGTGGATCTAGGTGCCATTTACCAAATGCAAGGTCCTTGAGGTTATGCATGTTATATGCTGAACGCTATTTGGAGGGGTTAATCAACTTGCTCAAGCTGACACCCAATCTTGAAATACTTTCCATGGAATTCACGTGG GGCTTCGAAGAAAATTGGAAGTCCAGAGATGAGGATGTGGCTTGTTTGTCATATCATCTGAAAGAGGTTCAGATTACTGGGTCCTGCTATTTTGTATTCCCAATGGAGTTTGTCAAGTTTTTACTCCAGAATGCGAAAGTGTTGGAGAACATTCAAATCAGCCTGGAGGAACAAGAGTTGGATCCAAAGAAATTTTATGAATTGGGAACGGTTAAGTTAGCCTCTAAAAGAGTTGCCTTATCTGTCACCTCTATTTCTGCTTCTGGAACAAGAAAGTGCTTCAGTTTGAATTTAGGAAATTTCTGA
- the LOC142517744 gene encoding uncharacterized protein LOC142517744 isoform X1: MEDRGSGGSFVAVRRISQGLDRGSACHSTSEEVVAGSAAWLGRGLSCVCAQRRDSDARPSFDLTPAQERCLQRLQNRIDISYDSSIPEHQEALRELWHAAFPKEELCGLISDQWKEMGWQGKDPSTDFRGGGFISLENLLYFARNFPRSFQDLLQKQEGDRAMWEYPFAIAGVNITFMLIQMLDLEAVKPQMLVGATFLKFLAENESAFDLLYCIAFKLMDHQWLAMHASYMDFNAVMKATRRQLETELLQEDITRLEDLPSYALLSR, encoded by the exons ATGGAAGATAGAGGAAGCGGAGGATCTTTTGTGGCGGTGAGGCGAATTTCGCAGGGGCTCGATCGCGGAAGTGCTTGCCATTCTACATCTG AGGAGGTTGTGGCAGGATCAGCTGCATGGCTTGGCAGAGGCCTTTCATGCGTTTGTGCTCAGAGAAGAGACAGTGATGCTAGGCCATCATTTGACTTGACACCTGCACAG GAGAGATGCTTACAGAGGCTACAGAACCGGATAGATATTTCCTACGATAGTTCCATTCCTGAACATCAG GAAGCTCTGCGGGAATTGTGGCATGCTGCCTTTCCTAAGGAGGAACTTTGTGGCTTAATATCAGATCAATGGAAGGAAATGGGTTGGCAAGGAAAAGATCCATCTACTGATTTTCG GGGTGGTGGATTCATATCATTGGAAAATTTGCTGTACTTCGCGAGGAATTTTCCA AGATCCTTTCAGGATCTTCTTCAGAAGCAAGAAGGCGATAGGGCGATGTGGGAATACCCATTTGCCATAGCCGGTGTCAACATCACATTCATGCTTATTCAGATGCTTGATCTTGAAGCAG TGAAGCCCCAAATGCTTGTGGGAGCAACCTTCTTGAAGTTTCTCGCAG AGAATGAATCCGCGTTTGACCTTCTATATTGTATAGCATTCAAGCTAATGGACCATCAGTGGCTTGCTATGCATGCTTCCTACATGGATTTTAAC GCTGTGATGAAAGCCACACGACGGCAGCTGGAAACAGAGCTTTTGCAGGAAGACATAACACGCCTCGAAGATTTACCTTCTTACGCCCTTCTCAGTCGATAG
- the LOC142517744 gene encoding uncharacterized protein LOC142517744 isoform X3: protein MPKCIEISEEVVAGSAAWLGRGLSCVCAQRRDSDARPSFDLTPAQERCLQRLQNRIDISYDSSIPEHQEALRELWHAAFPKEELCGLISDQWKEMGWQGKDPSTDFRGGGFISLENLLYFARNFPRSFQDLLQKQEGDRAMWEYPFAIAGVNITFMLIQMLDLEAVKPQMLVGATFLKFLAENESAFDLLYCIAFKLMDHQWLAMHASYMDFNAVMKATRRQLETELLQEDITRLEDLPSYALLSR from the exons ATGCCTAAGTGCATTGAGATTTCgg AGGAGGTTGTGGCAGGATCAGCTGCATGGCTTGGCAGAGGCCTTTCATGCGTTTGTGCTCAGAGAAGAGACAGTGATGCTAGGCCATCATTTGACTTGACACCTGCACAG GAGAGATGCTTACAGAGGCTACAGAACCGGATAGATATTTCCTACGATAGTTCCATTCCTGAACATCAG GAAGCTCTGCGGGAATTGTGGCATGCTGCCTTTCCTAAGGAGGAACTTTGTGGCTTAATATCAGATCAATGGAAGGAAATGGGTTGGCAAGGAAAAGATCCATCTACTGATTTTCG GGGTGGTGGATTCATATCATTGGAAAATTTGCTGTACTTCGCGAGGAATTTTCCA AGATCCTTTCAGGATCTTCTTCAGAAGCAAGAAGGCGATAGGGCGATGTGGGAATACCCATTTGCCATAGCCGGTGTCAACATCACATTCATGCTTATTCAGATGCTTGATCTTGAAGCAG TGAAGCCCCAAATGCTTGTGGGAGCAACCTTCTTGAAGTTTCTCGCAG AGAATGAATCCGCGTTTGACCTTCTATATTGTATAGCATTCAAGCTAATGGACCATCAGTGGCTTGCTATGCATGCTTCCTACATGGATTTTAAC GCTGTGATGAAAGCCACACGACGGCAGCTGGAAACAGAGCTTTTGCAGGAAGACATAACACGCCTCGAAGATTTACCTTCTTACGCCCTTCTCAGTCGATAG
- the LOC142517745 gene encoding ubiquitin-conjugating enzyme E2 28-like encodes MASKRILKELKDLQKDPPTSCSAGPVGEDMFHWQATIMGPQDSPYAGGVFLVTIHFPPDYPFKPPKVAFRTKVFHPNINSNGSICLDILKEQWSPALTISKVLLSICSLLTDPNPDDPLVPEIAHMYKTDRAKYEQTARSWTQKYAMG; translated from the exons ATGGCTTCGAAACGGATTTTGAAGGAGCTCAAGGATCTTCAGAAAGATCCACCCACATCATGCAGCGCTG GTCCAGTTGGGGAGGATATGTTTCACTGGCAAGCAACAATAATGGGGCCTCAAGATAGCCCTTATGCAGGAGGAGTGTTTCTAGTCACTATTCATTTCCCCCCTGATTATCCATTCAAACCTCCTAAG GTGGCGTTCAGGACAAAAGTTTTTCACCCAAACATAAACAGCAATGGCAGTATTTGCCTTGATATCTTGAAGGAGCAGTGGAGTCCTGCCCTAACCATATCTAAG GTATTGCTCTCCATTTGCTCTCTTTTGACGGATCCAAATCCTGATGATCCACTGGTACCGGAAATCGCTCATATGTACAAGACGGACAGAGCCAAATATGAGCAAACTGCAAGGAGCTGGACCCAGAAATACGCTATGGGTTAG